A part of Deinococcus carri genomic DNA contains:
- the glgP gene encoding alpha-glucan family phosphorylase has product MNVIGQVTVLPQLPEAIGRLSELAYNLYWSWTPHAQALYRDLDPAIWERFQHNPVRVLLEVSQDRLTQAAADPDYLDRYRQVLADFDAYMGKKDTWVAQNAANLAPVAYFSMEYGLHESLPIYSGGLGVLAGDHCKSASDLGLPFTAVGMLFHQGYFRQFFNKEGWQEEAYDELDLTTLPIRPARTPDGEEARVQVHIGERAVHVRVWELAVGRIKVLLLDANVPENSEEDRKLTARLYGGNQELRLQQYILLGVAGIRALRALNVPAGVYHMNEGHAALLGLERIREQVEGGLDFRTALETVAAGTLFTTHTPVPAGNDAFAYELVDRYLGAWPARLHTSREELYGLARQDQFWDNHWVPTFSMTVFALNLSRAANGVSELHGHVSRDMWKFLYPGAEAEEVPIGHITNGAHNLTFTSQAMRDLLGTVLPADWTERLQEEEMWTAVEELSDAQLSDVQLDMKRDMITFVRGRLREQLTRNGAGAADVAAVDTVLSENALTIGFARRFATYKRATLLFRDKARLSRIVNDPARPVQFVFAGKAHPADNPGKAFIQEIYKVSQEPEFRGKIVILENYDMNVARHLVQGVDIWLNNPRRPLEASGTSGMKASFNGAPNFSVLDGWWREGYDGTNGWPIGEDREYADLGVQDDADAYSLYQTLENQIVPLYYAPAQADAEGRSGWAQTVRRALQTVSPRFSMQRQVIDYVQKYYLPLGQRGAALAANGSQRAREIASWKTWVRQQWPHTSLQATAHLPATAYPGEKVEVQATVNPAGIKPEELHVEAVLKRGDHITRVPLTPQGDGKYSAQVSLPDSGLYSVGVRMLPEIEGLSNDLEAGLIKWA; this is encoded by the coding sequence ATGAACGTCATCGGTCAGGTCACCGTACTGCCCCAGCTTCCCGAGGCCATCGGGCGGCTGTCCGAACTCGCCTACAACCTGTACTGGTCGTGGACGCCGCACGCGCAGGCCCTGTACCGGGACCTGGACCCCGCCATCTGGGAGCGCTTCCAGCACAACCCGGTGCGGGTGCTGCTGGAGGTGTCCCAGGACCGGCTCACGCAGGCGGCCGCCGATCCCGATTACCTGGACCGCTACCGGCAGGTGCTGGCCGACTTCGACGCCTACATGGGGAAAAAGGACACCTGGGTCGCGCAGAACGCGGCGAACCTGGCCCCGGTCGCCTACTTCAGCATGGAGTACGGCCTCCACGAGTCGCTGCCCATCTACAGCGGCGGCCTGGGCGTGCTGGCGGGCGACCACTGCAAGAGTGCCTCTGACCTGGGGCTGCCCTTTACGGCGGTGGGGATGCTGTTCCACCAGGGCTACTTCCGCCAGTTCTTCAACAAGGAAGGCTGGCAGGAGGAAGCCTACGACGAACTGGACCTGACCACCCTGCCCATCCGCCCCGCCAGAACCCCGGACGGGGAAGAGGCCCGCGTGCAGGTCCACATCGGGGAGCGGGCCGTGCATGTGCGGGTCTGGGAACTGGCGGTGGGCCGCATCAAGGTCCTGCTGCTCGACGCCAATGTGCCCGAGAACAGCGAGGAGGACCGCAAGCTGACCGCCCGGCTCTACGGCGGCAACCAGGAACTGCGGCTTCAGCAGTACATCCTGCTGGGTGTGGCGGGCATCCGCGCGCTGCGGGCGCTGAACGTCCCGGCGGGCGTCTACCATATGAACGAGGGCCACGCCGCCCTGCTGGGCCTGGAGCGCATCCGCGAGCAGGTGGAAGGGGGCCTGGACTTCCGCACCGCGCTGGAAACCGTCGCGGCGGGCACCCTCTTCACCACCCACACGCCCGTCCCCGCCGGCAACGACGCCTTCGCCTACGAGCTGGTGGACAGGTACCTGGGCGCGTGGCCCGCACGCCTGCACACCTCGCGCGAGGAACTCTACGGGCTGGCCCGGCAGGACCAGTTCTGGGACAACCACTGGGTCCCGACCTTTTCCATGACCGTCTTTGCCCTGAACCTGAGCCGCGCGGCCAACGGCGTCTCCGAACTGCACGGCCACGTCAGCCGCGACATGTGGAAGTTCCTGTATCCGGGCGCGGAGGCCGAGGAAGTGCCCATCGGCCACATCACGAACGGGGCACACAACCTCACCTTCACCTCGCAGGCGATGCGCGACCTGCTGGGGACCGTGCTGCCCGCCGACTGGACCGAGCGCCTCCAGGAAGAGGAGATGTGGACGGCGGTGGAGGAACTCTCCGACGCGCAGCTCTCCGACGTGCAGCTCGACATGAAGCGCGACATGATCACCTTCGTGCGCGGCCGCCTGCGTGAGCAACTCACCCGCAACGGGGCGGGGGCCGCCGACGTGGCCGCCGTGGACACGGTACTGTCCGAGAACGCGCTGACCATTGGCTTTGCCCGCCGCTTTGCCACCTACAAGCGCGCGACCCTGCTGTTCCGCGACAAGGCCCGCCTCAGCCGCATCGTGAACGACCCGGCCCGCCCGGTGCAGTTCGTCTTCGCCGGCAAGGCTCACCCCGCCGACAACCCCGGCAAGGCCTTTATCCAGGAGATTTACAAGGTCAGCCAGGAACCCGAGTTCCGGGGCAAGATCGTCATTCTGGAGAACTACGATATGAACGTGGCCCGCCACCTCGTGCAGGGCGTCGATATCTGGCTGAACAACCCCCGCCGCCCGCTGGAAGCGTCGGGCACCAGCGGCATGAAGGCCAGCTTCAACGGCGCGCCGAATTTCAGTGTGCTGGACGGCTGGTGGCGCGAGGGCTATGACGGCACCAACGGCTGGCCCATCGGCGAGGACCGCGAGTACGCCGACCTGGGGGTGCAGGACGACGCCGACGCCTACAGTCTCTATCAGACGCTGGAAAATCAGATCGTGCCCCTGTACTACGCCCCCGCGCAGGCCGACGCCGAGGGCCGCAGCGGGTGGGCGCAGACCGTGCGCCGCGCCCTCCAGACCGTCAGCCCCCGCTTTTCCATGCAGCGGCAGGTGATCGATTACGTGCAGAAGTACTACCTGCCGCTGGGCCAGCGCGGGGCGGCCCTGGCTGCGAACGGCAGTCAACGCGCCCGCGAGATCGCCAGCTGGAAGACCTGGGTGCGCCAGCAGTGGCCGCACACCAGCCTGCAAGCGACCGCCCACCTCCCCGCCACCGCCTACCCCGGCGAGAAGGTGGAGGTCCAGGCGACCGTGAACCCCGCCGGTATCAAGCCCGAGGAGCTGCACGTCGAGGCCGTGCTGAAGCGCGGCGACCACATCACCCGCGTGCCCCTCACGCCGCAAGGCGACGGCAAGTACAGCGCGCAGGTGTCCCTCCCCGACAGCGGCCTGTATTCCGTCGGCGTGCGGATGCTGCCTGAGATCGAGGGCCTGAGCAATGATCTGGAGGCGGGCCTGATCAAGTGGGCGTGA
- a CDS encoding DMT family transporter yields the protein MPPVRPALPTPPPILALVLSMLSIQGGAAFAKTLFPELGAAGTTALRVTLAAALLSLVFRPRLRALTPAAWRAVLPYGAALGLMNLTFYLSLTRLPLGLAVTLEFVGPLVLSLVLSRRLTDLVWVALAALGIVLIAPHGGGGGHLDLIGAGFALTAGAFWALYILAGGAVGRRVPGVTGVVAGMIVAAVVTLPFGVATAGTALLAPSALLAGLAVAVLSSALPYSLEMVALRAIPPRIFGVLMSVEPAIAALSGLLFLHESLALTQWLAMLCVIAASVGISLSGERPLGEAEPAN from the coding sequence ATGCCCCCCGTGCGTCCCGCCCTGCCCACCCCCCCGCCCATCCTAGCCCTGGTGCTGTCCATGCTGAGCATTCAGGGCGGCGCGGCCTTCGCCAAGACGCTCTTTCCCGAACTGGGGGCGGCGGGGACCACCGCACTGCGCGTCACGCTCGCGGCGGCGCTGCTCAGCCTGGTGTTCCGTCCCCGCCTGCGCGCCCTGACCCCGGCGGCGTGGCGGGCCGTGTTGCCCTACGGCGCGGCGCTCGGCCTGATGAACCTCACGTTCTACCTGTCCCTCACCCGGCTGCCGCTGGGGCTGGCGGTCACGCTGGAGTTCGTGGGGCCGCTGGTGCTGTCGCTGGTCCTCTCCCGCCGCCTGACGGACCTGGTGTGGGTGGCGCTGGCGGCCCTGGGCATCGTGTTGATCGCGCCGCACGGTGGGGGAGGCGGCCACCTGGACCTGATCGGCGCGGGCTTCGCGCTGACCGCCGGGGCCTTCTGGGCGCTGTACATCCTGGCCGGGGGCGCGGTGGGGCGGCGGGTACCGGGCGTGACGGGCGTGGTCGCGGGGATGATCGTCGCGGCGGTCGTCACGTTGCCGTTCGGCGTCGCCACGGCGGGAACGGCGCTGCTCGCGCCCAGCGCCCTCCTGGCGGGCCTGGCCGTCGCGGTGCTTTCCAGCGCCCTGCCGTACAGCCTGGAGATGGTCGCCCTGCGGGCCATTCCCCCCCGCATCTTCGGCGTGCTGATGAGCGTGGAACCCGCCATCGCGGCGCTCAGCGGCCTGCTGTTCCTGCACGAGAGCCTCGCCCTCACGCAGTGGCTCGCCATGCTGTGCGTGATTGCCGCGAGCGTGGGCATCAGCCTGAGCGGCGAGCGGCCGTTGGGGGAGGCGGAACCGGCGAACTGA
- the pckA gene encoding phosphoenolpyruvate carboxykinase (ATP) gives MSLTQNPLLQDLGITDATLHHNPGVDELYAAALRLGEGEQAASGPLTVRTNKTGRSPKDRFIVEDDSTQGSVWWGGFNTPISPVVFERLLDKMTRYAQGRELFVQDVYAGTDPRHRIAVRVVTEMAYHSLFVRNMFVRPSAEERENFQPEWTVLNIPSFKADPERDGVRSDTFILVNFERKMIIAGGTQYAGENKKGIFGVLNYLLPASGVMPMHCSANVGEGGDVALFFGLSGTGKTTLSADPSRRLIGDDEHGWTDEGVFNFEGGCYAKVINLNPEAEPAIYRTTQTYGTVLENVVLDEQGLPDLNDGSLTENTRSAYPITQIDNIVEEGRAGHPKNIVFLTADAFGVLPPLSRLTPEQTMYQFISGFTAKIPGTEQGVTEPQPTFSTCFGAPFMPRHPGEYARLLAQKVQESGARVWLVNTGWTGGQYGEGHRMSIKHTRALINAALSGQLDDVEFEREPFFGLEIPTEVPGVPGEVLNPRDAWADKDAYDRTARKLAGMFRENFKRFEDGVDPAITASMPDHG, from the coding sequence ATGAGCCTGACTCAGAATCCGCTGCTGCAAGACCTCGGCATCACTGACGCGACCCTGCACCACAACCCCGGCGTGGACGAGCTGTACGCCGCCGCCCTGCGCCTGGGCGAGGGCGAGCAGGCGGCCAGCGGTCCCCTGACCGTGCGGACCAACAAGACCGGGCGCAGCCCCAAGGACCGCTTCATCGTTGAGGACGACAGCACGCAGGGCAGCGTGTGGTGGGGCGGCTTCAACACGCCAATCAGCCCGGTGGTCTTCGAGCGGCTGCTCGACAAGATGACCCGCTATGCCCAGGGGCGCGAGCTGTTCGTGCAGGACGTGTACGCGGGCACCGACCCCCGCCACCGCATCGCCGTGCGCGTGGTCACCGAGATGGCGTACCACTCGCTTTTCGTGCGGAACATGTTCGTGCGGCCCAGCGCCGAGGAACGCGAGAACTTCCAGCCCGAGTGGACCGTGCTGAACATCCCCAGCTTCAAGGCCGACCCGGAGCGTGACGGCGTGCGCAGCGACACCTTCATCCTGGTGAACTTCGAGCGCAAGATGATCATCGCGGGCGGCACCCAGTACGCGGGCGAGAACAAGAAGGGCATCTTCGGCGTGCTGAACTACCTGCTGCCCGCCTCGGGCGTGATGCCGATGCACTGCTCGGCCAACGTGGGCGAAGGCGGCGACGTGGCACTGTTCTTCGGCCTCAGCGGCACCGGCAAGACCACCCTCAGCGCCGACCCCAGCCGCCGCCTCATCGGGGACGACGAGCACGGCTGGACCGACGAGGGCGTCTTCAACTTCGAGGGCGGCTGCTACGCCAAGGTGATCAACCTCAACCCCGAGGCCGAACCCGCCATCTACCGCACCACCCAGACCTACGGCACCGTGCTGGAAAACGTGGTGCTGGACGAGCAGGGCCTCCCCGACCTGAATGACGGCTCGCTGACCGAGAACACCCGCAGCGCCTACCCCATCACCCAGATCGACAACATCGTGGAGGAGGGCCGCGCGGGGCACCCCAAGAACATCGTTTTCCTGACCGCCGACGCCTTCGGCGTGCTGCCCCCGCTGAGCCGCCTGACGCCCGAACAGACGATGTACCAGTTCATCAGCGGCTTCACCGCCAAGATTCCCGGCACCGAGCAGGGCGTGACCGAGCCGCAGCCCACCTTCTCCACCTGCTTCGGCGCGCCCTTCATGCCCCGGCACCCCGGCGAATACGCCCGACTGCTGGCGCAGAAGGTGCAGGAGAGCGGTGCGCGCGTGTGGCTGGTCAACACCGGCTGGACCGGCGGCCAGTACGGCGAGGGCCACCGCATGAGCATCAAGCACACCCGCGCGCTGATCAACGCGGCGCTCTCCGGCCAGCTCGACGACGTGGAGTTCGAGCGCGAGCCGTTCTTTGGCCTGGAGATTCCCACCGAGGTTCCCGGCGTGCCCGGCGAGGTGCTCAACCCCCGCGACGCCTGGGCCGACAAGGACGCCTACGACCGCACCGCCCGCAAGCTGGCCGGCATGTTCCGCGAGAACTTCAAGCGCTTCGAGGACGGCGTGGACCCGGCGATCACGGCGAGCATGCCGGACCACGGGTAA
- a CDS encoding PspA/IM30 family protein, with amino-acid sequence MSILDRLSRLLRANVNDLISKAEDPGKIIDQALRDMRAAYGEARSEVADAMSQSARLEREASTNRKLAGEYEKKAEEALRGGSEDLAREALRRAQNHKDLAKGFEEQVAVQQSTVDQLKTQLRALEAKIDEMESKKTLLAARQKTAQAGATLDRVSGFGKAGGAMDAFEDMERKVATMEDRNKAMTELSKENDFDAQLKDLGRDKDLDDAFAALKSRVQGGDSKQG; translated from the coding sequence ATGAGCATTCTTGACCGACTTTCCCGACTGCTGCGTGCCAACGTCAACGACCTGATCAGCAAGGCCGAGGACCCTGGCAAGATCATCGATCAGGCCCTGCGTGACATGCGCGCCGCGTACGGCGAGGCCCGCAGCGAGGTGGCCGACGCCATGAGCCAGAGCGCCCGCCTGGAGCGCGAGGCCAGCACCAACCGCAAGCTCGCCGGCGAATACGAGAAGAAGGCGGAAGAGGCCCTGCGCGGCGGCAGCGAGGACCTGGCCCGCGAGGCGCTGCGCCGCGCCCAGAACCACAAGGACCTCGCCAAGGGCTTTGAGGAACAGGTCGCCGTGCAGCAGAGCACGGTGGACCAGCTCAAGACCCAGCTTCGCGCCCTGGAAGCCAAGATCGACGAGATGGAGTCCAAGAAGACCCTGCTCGCCGCCCGGCAGAAGACCGCCCAGGCGGGCGCGACCCTCGACCGCGTGAGCGGCTTCGGCAAGGCGGGCGGCGCGATGGACGCCTTCGAGGACATGGAGCGCAAGGTCGCCACGATGGAAGACCGCAACAAGGCCATGACCGAGCTGAGCAAGGAGAACGACTTCGACGCGCAGCTCAAGGACCTGGGCCGCGACAAGGACCTCGACGACGCCTTCGCCGCCCTCAAGTCGCGGGTGCAGGGCGGGGACAGCAAGCAGGGCTGA
- a CDS encoding PIN/TRAM domain-containing protein, with amino-acid sequence MLAFRLFITLLGLLAGWAAGQGLALGTGNAEVAWVNTLSLMLAGVLAALLLAPRAERLAGQGLARFGRWYTGLSPRTVAAATFGLLVALLLSVLLGNLLRSLPFYSWVWSVGVTLVLAAFFIPFAVRHADAFGLLAFPQVRRKPGSKLLDTNVIIDGRIVEFARSGFLEGELVVPGFVLRELQLLADHADPQKRTRGKRGLGVLEELRQVRPLRVEDWDDPQLGNVDDKLVRLARETGGRLLTNDSNLAKIARLHGLEVLSIHAAAVALKPQVQAGDLLTVTVTKNGQQQGQGVGYLEDGTMVVVEDGLKFRGKPTRVLVVNNVQTNVGRMIFARPEKQGAA; translated from the coding sequence GTGCTTGCTTTCCGGCTTTTCATCACGCTGCTCGGGCTGCTCGCCGGGTGGGCGGCGGGGCAGGGACTGGCCCTGGGGACGGGGAACGCCGAGGTGGCGTGGGTCAACACCCTCAGCCTGATGCTGGCGGGCGTGCTGGCTGCGCTGCTGCTGGCCCCCCGCGCCGAACGCCTGGCGGGGCAGGGGCTGGCGCGCTTCGGCCGCTGGTACACCGGCCTCTCGCCCCGGACGGTCGCGGCGGCCACCTTCGGGCTGCTGGTGGCGCTGCTGCTCAGCGTGCTGCTGGGCAACCTGCTGCGGAGCCTGCCGTTTTACAGCTGGGTCTGGAGCGTGGGCGTCACGCTGGTGCTGGCGGCCTTTTTCATCCCCTTCGCGGTGCGGCACGCCGACGCCTTCGGCCTGCTGGCCTTTCCGCAGGTGCGCCGCAAGCCGGGCAGCAAGCTGCTGGACACCAACGTGATTATCGATGGCCGCATCGTGGAGTTCGCACGCAGCGGTTTTCTGGAGGGCGAGCTGGTCGTGCCGGGCTTCGTGCTGCGCGAGCTGCAACTGCTCGCCGACCATGCCGACCCCCAAAAGCGCACGCGCGGCAAGCGCGGCCTGGGCGTGCTGGAGGAGCTGCGGCAGGTGCGGCCCCTGCGTGTCGAGGACTGGGACGACCCCCAGCTCGGCAACGTGGACGACAAGCTGGTGCGCCTGGCCCGCGAAACCGGCGGCCGGCTGCTCACCAACGACAGCAACCTCGCCAAGATCGCCCGGCTGCACGGCCTGGAAGTCCTGAGCATTCACGCCGCCGCCGTCGCCCTCAAGCCCCAGGTCCAGGCGGGCGACCTCCTCACCGTCACCGTGACCAAGAACGGCCAGCAGCAGGGCCAGGGCGTGGGCTACCTGGAGGACGGCACGATGGTCGTCGTCGAGGACGGCCTGAAGTTCCGGGGCAAGCCCACCCGCGTTCTGGTGGTCAACAACGTGCAGACCAACGTGGGCCGCATGATTTTCGCGCGGCCGGAGAAGCAGGGGGCGGCGTGA
- the ruvA gene encoding Holliday junction branch migration protein RuvA — MIAYLSGVVREVRDASAVVVAGGVGYEVFCPASTLGRLTAGQPAELNIRHVVREDAQLLFGFTDADSLRLFDLLTGVSGVGPKLALGLLSAMPVSAVAQGLLTGDVKLLSSVSGVGKKTAERLVLELQNKVPEHLAAGSVGTGSRAAPVSSTAGRDAVEALLALGFREGQVRGVVAELLAESPDQTADALIRRGLGKLR, encoded by the coding sequence GTGATTGCCTACCTGAGTGGCGTGGTGCGCGAGGTGCGCGACGCGAGTGCCGTGGTTGTCGCCGGAGGGGTCGGCTATGAGGTGTTCTGCCCCGCCTCCACCCTGGGGCGGCTGACCGCGGGGCAACCCGCCGAACTGAATATCCGCCATGTGGTGCGGGAGGACGCGCAGTTGCTGTTCGGCTTTACCGACGCGGACAGCCTGCGCCTCTTCGACCTGCTGACCGGCGTGAGTGGCGTCGGCCCCAAGCTCGCGCTGGGCCTGCTGTCGGCCATGCCGGTGAGTGCCGTTGCCCAGGGCCTGCTGACCGGTGACGTGAAGCTGCTGTCCAGCGTCTCGGGCGTCGGCAAGAAGACCGCCGAGCGGCTGGTGCTCGAACTCCAGAACAAGGTGCCGGAGCATCTGGCGGCCGGGAGCGTGGGCACGGGCAGCCGGGCGGCCCCGGTCAGCAGCACGGCGGGCCGCGACGCGGTCGAGGCGCTGCTGGCCCTGGGCTTCCGCGAGGGGCAGGTGCGCGGCGTGGTGGCCGAGCTGCTGGCCGAAAGCCCGGACCAGACCGCCGACGCCCTGATTCGCCGCGGGCTGGGGAAACTCCGCTAG
- a CDS encoding protein kinase domain-containing protein, translated as MSVLLNVLLLAALFVVGVLLTVRASERFLSALVTVLSVALAVLLAVLALHEGNLDRAQGVLVVVAVLLGSAAFVLGSLPLSSLRGLVRRSTRPMRVQRTAPPALSRAPTPTVPDLRFQDYEVLERIGVGGMGSVYSARRKSDGRIVALKVPQEKYLADAKFVKRFYREAEVLKRFNHPNIVRVYDYRMQDPEHYIAMEFLDGASLEDVLEARRLSFSESAQVIRALADALRHIHMQNVVHRDIKPANVMVLKNAFVDGGLREGGVKLMDFGIAVGRVLTRLTMTGARVGTPIYMAPEQAKGHRVDARSDVYSLGLLAYEMVTGDTAFKGSYEAVVHQQVFEAPKPPKQVNIEVPGRLSDLILHMIEKDPAQRPTLDEVVARLDAGVLTDEVFHDPFALALSVGEKRATLRLLDLQGKLRQGLRDLSADENGLPSVPQALAADEEGNLYLTLLEFRQGKAGALVRKLAPDGREVAAFGSYGLGEGELLQPVGIAVSHGCVYVLDAEACYVAVYDRQGRFMRRFGGRGQGLGRFDRPRAIVAAPSGEIYVLDSGTREVQRFSPQGEYLSRYAFRLDRNTDTLRELDGLGVDPAGALYIVDSVARKVRRIEPDGTPGTSFSLETLVGEPSDAPWLLQVGGEGQLYAVRQGGQVLRTYGTGGDLLTSRDMYAPVQAMTLVARPVPAGGEREVRR; from the coding sequence ATGAGTGTGCTGCTGAACGTGCTGCTGCTCGCCGCGCTGTTCGTGGTGGGCGTACTGCTGACCGTGCGTGCCAGCGAGCGGTTCCTGAGCGCCCTGGTCACGGTGCTGTCGGTGGCCCTGGCGGTGCTGCTCGCGGTGCTGGCCCTGCACGAGGGCAACCTCGACCGCGCGCAGGGGGTGCTGGTGGTCGTGGCGGTTCTGCTGGGCAGCGCGGCCTTTGTGCTGGGCAGCCTGCCGCTTTCCAGCCTCCGCGGGCTGGTCCGGCGGTCCACCCGCCCCATGCGTGTGCAGCGCACGGCCCCCCCCGCCCTCTCCCGCGCCCCCACGCCGACCGTGCCCGACCTGCGCTTTCAGGACTACGAGGTGCTCGAGCGCATCGGGGTCGGGGGCATGGGCAGCGTGTACAGCGCGCGGCGCAAGTCCGACGGGCGCATCGTGGCCCTCAAGGTGCCGCAGGAGAAGTACCTGGCCGACGCCAAGTTCGTCAAACGCTTCTACCGCGAGGCGGAGGTCCTCAAGCGCTTCAACCACCCCAACATCGTGCGGGTCTACGACTACCGGATGCAGGACCCCGAGCACTACATCGCCATGGAATTCCTCGACGGCGCGAGCCTGGAAGACGTGCTGGAGGCCCGCCGCCTCAGCTTCTCGGAAAGCGCGCAGGTGATTCGCGCCCTGGCCGACGCCCTGCGGCACATCCACATGCAGAACGTGGTCCACCGTGACATCAAGCCCGCCAACGTGATGGTCCTGAAAAACGCCTTCGTGGACGGCGGGCTGCGCGAGGGCGGCGTCAAGCTGATGGATTTCGGCATCGCGGTCGGCCGGGTGCTGACGCGGCTCACCATGACGGGCGCGCGGGTGGGCACGCCGATCTACATGGCCCCCGAGCAGGCCAAGGGGCACCGGGTGGACGCCCGCAGCGACGTGTACTCGCTGGGCCTGCTGGCCTACGAGATGGTGACGGGCGACACTGCCTTCAAGGGCAGCTACGAGGCGGTGGTGCATCAGCAGGTGTTCGAGGCCCCCAAGCCCCCCAAGCAGGTGAATATCGAGGTGCCCGGCCGTCTCAGCGACCTGATTCTGCACATGATTGAAAAAGACCCGGCCCAGCGCCCCACCCTCGACGAGGTGGTGGCGCGCCTGGACGCGGGCGTGCTGACCGACGAGGTGTTCCACGACCCCTTCGCGCTCGCCCTGAGCGTGGGTGAGAAGCGCGCGACCCTGCGCCTGCTCGACCTCCAGGGCAAGCTGCGCCAGGGCCTGCGCGACCTGTCGGCGGATGAGAACGGCCTGCCCAGCGTGCCGCAGGCCCTGGCCGCCGACGAGGAGGGGAACCTGTACCTCACGCTGCTGGAGTTCCGCCAGGGCAAGGCGGGTGCCCTGGTCCGCAAGCTGGCCCCCGACGGGCGCGAGGTCGCCGCCTTCGGCAGCTATGGCCTGGGCGAGGGCGAGCTGCTGCAACCGGTCGGCATCGCCGTCTCGCACGGGTGTGTGTACGTCCTCGATGCCGAGGCGTGTTACGTCGCCGTGTACGACCGCCAGGGCCGTTTCATGCGGCGCTTCGGGGGGCGGGGGCAGGGCCTGGGCCGCTTCGACAGGCCGCGCGCCATCGTGGCCGCACCGAGTGGCGAAATCTACGTGCTCGACAGCGGCACCCGCGAGGTGCAGCGCTTCTCGCCGCAGGGCGAGTACCTCAGCCGCTACGCCTTTCGCCTCGACCGCAACACCGACACTCTGCGCGAACTCGACGGCCTGGGCGTAGACCCGGCAGGCGCGCTGTACATCGTGGACAGCGTGGCGCGCAAGGTCCGCCGCATCGAGCCGGACGGCACGCCCGGCACCTCCTTCTCCCTGGAAACGCTGGTGGGTGAACCCAGCGACGCCCCCTGGCTCCTCCAGGTCGGCGGCGAAGGCCAGCTTTACGCGGTGCGGCAGGGCGGGCAGGTGCTGCGGACCTACGGCACGGGCGGGGACCTGCTGACCTCCCGCGACATGTACGCGCCGGTCCAGGCGATGACGCTGGTCGCGCGGCCCGTCCCGGCAGGCGGCGAGAGGGAGGTCCGGCGATAG
- a CDS encoding glutaredoxin family protein, translating into MGGLPTLTLYTRVGCHLCEQAEAALRALDYRYEALDVDRDPALRDRYGDDVPVLALAPPGGPERVLLKGVFSRGRLSALKLQLLREEAKGRGQKAES; encoded by the coding sequence ATAGGCGGGTTGCCCACCCTCACCCTGTACACCCGCGTGGGCTGCCACCTCTGCGAGCAGGCGGAGGCGGCCCTGCGGGCGCTGGACTACCGTTACGAGGCGCTGGACGTGGACCGCGACCCGGCCCTGCGGGACCGCTATGGCGACGACGTGCCGGTGCTGGCGCTGGCCCCGCCCGGCGGACCCGAGCGGGTGCTGCTCAAGGGAGTCTTCAGCCGGGGCCGCCTGAGCGCCCTGAAACTGCAACTGCTGCGCGAGGAGGCAAAAGGCAGAGGGCAGAAGGCCGAAAGCTGA
- the ftsY gene encoding signal recognition particle-docking protein FtsY — MSWLERLRDGLSKTRKQLNDTAGNLGTDVRDAFTRLDTVEDLEYALIAADVGRAATEEILEDVKASDRRNLQDALMDALTLQLEPDARRAQFRKLGFTPDARRTVVDPRGHVVMVIGVNGVGKTTTIAKLGQYYMGRGKSVMFAAGDTFRAAAGAQLGVWGERLGVPVVQGPEGGDPAAVAFDAATARAARGTDLLFVDTAGRLHTKHNLMEELRKVRRVIDKADSGEPAEVWLVLDAVTGQNGLAQAKKFHEATPLTGVIVTKLDGTAKGGILVPIVQELGVPIKFIGVGEQAGDLQPFDSREFVQALFDVEIPRS; from the coding sequence ATGAGTTGGCTAGAGCGCCTGCGGGACGGGCTGAGCAAGACCCGCAAGCAACTGAATGACACCGCCGGGAACCTCGGCACCGACGTCCGTGACGCCTTTACCCGCCTCGACACCGTCGAGGACCTCGAATATGCCCTGATCGCCGCCGACGTGGGCCGCGCGGCCACCGAGGAAATCCTGGAGGACGTGAAGGCCAGCGACCGGCGCAACCTCCAGGATGCCCTGATGGACGCGCTGACCCTCCAACTGGAACCCGACGCCCGCCGCGCGCAGTTCCGCAAGCTGGGCTTCACGCCCGACGCGCGGCGCACCGTGGTGGACCCCAGGGGTCACGTCGTGATGGTGATCGGCGTGAACGGTGTGGGTAAGACCACCACCATCGCCAAGCTGGGCCAGTACTACATGGGCCGGGGCAAGAGCGTGATGTTCGCCGCCGGGGACACCTTCCGCGCGGCGGCGGGCGCGCAGCTCGGCGTGTGGGGCGAGCGCCTCGGTGTGCCGGTCGTGCAGGGGCCGGAGGGGGGCGACCCCGCCGCCGTCGCCTTCGACGCCGCGACCGCCCGCGCCGCCCGGGGAACCGACCTGCTGTTCGTGGACACCGCCGGACGCCTGCACACCAAGCACAACCTGATGGAGGAGCTGAGAAAGGTCCGCCGCGTCATCGACAAGGCCGATTCTGGCGAACCCGCTGAGGTGTGGCTGGTGCTGGACGCCGTGACCGGGCAAAACGGCCTCGCGCAGGCCAAGAAGTTCCACGAGGCCACGCCACTGACCGGCGTCATCGTGACCAAGCTCGACGGCACGGCCAAGGGCGGCATTCTGGTGCCCATCGTCCAGGAGCTGGGGGTGCCGATCAAGTTCATCGGCGTGGGCGAGCAGGCAGGCGACCTGCAACCCTTCGACAGCCGCGAGTTCGTACAGGCGCTGTTTGACGTGGAGATTCCGCGGAGCTAG